The proteins below are encoded in one region of Segatella copri:
- a CDS encoding BamA/TamA family outer membrane protein, with protein sequence MSDMKQQNRLYLIIYVAALLMLSGQLITGCSSTSALKEDEQLFTGLVPIEYKNYEKGAYADSTITEMEYALASAPNGALFGSSYYRTPFPVRLWIWNAFSQSDGALAKWITKVFGSKPKLMANVNPQLRAQVAEHQLDKYGYFNGKVTYDVLTQSNPKKAKVAYHVDFGHLWTLDSMAYLNFPAKSKQFIDASMNKALIRKGSPFNVANMESERQRITRLFRNRGYYFYQNSYASYLADTVNVPGKVQLRLMMADSVDDRATRQWYIGKIHVNFRKQYMEELKDSFVRSYLSFHYNGRKMPIRPGIVLQSLRLRPRELYRVRTEERAKTGLQEMGLFSYSSIQFSPRSVQTLDSLGHVVYRDTLDANIDLVFDKPYDFYVEANARGKTTGRVGPELVVGLTKRNAFHGGEKLTVNLHGSHEWQTISQAGGGSTRINSYEYGSDVSVEFPRIITPWNMFRTMEQNERRYRAGHMPTKYRGVPTTTIKASMNVLNRASYFRRHVAAGELTYAWSTSYQHQHSFSPLILSYEFMNSRTAAFDSILALHPYLQISMRDQFVPKMSYTYTYRSPRRYRHPITWSTTISEAANILSLGYMAAGKGWNEKDKKMFKNPFAQFLKLETDFVKYWRITQDGTLVGHVNAGIIWSYGNAENAPYYEQFYIGGANSVRAFNVRSIGPGRYQPTNSKYSYIDQTGDIKYLMNLEYRQKVWGDLYGALFLDAGNVWTLRNHEYSPLGKFDVDKFFRQLAVGTGVGVRYDMGMFVIRVDWGIGLHVPYDTGKNGIYNIRRFKDAQSLHFAVGYPF encoded by the coding sequence ATGAGCGATATGAAACAGCAGAACAGGTTATACCTTATTATATATGTGGCAGCATTGCTGATGTTGTCGGGGCAGCTCATAACGGGTTGCTCTTCAACCAGTGCGCTGAAAGAAGATGAGCAGCTGTTTACGGGTCTGGTACCTATCGAGTATAAGAACTACGAGAAGGGAGCTTATGCTGATTCTACCATCACCGAGATGGAGTATGCCCTGGCTTCGGCTCCGAACGGTGCCTTGTTTGGGAGCAGCTATTACCGCACACCGTTCCCTGTGCGCCTGTGGATATGGAATGCTTTCTCTCAGTCGGATGGAGCACTGGCTAAGTGGATAACCAAGGTATTCGGTTCCAAACCTAAGCTGATGGCGAATGTGAATCCGCAACTCCGTGCCCAGGTAGCCGAGCATCAGCTCGATAAATATGGCTATTTTAACGGTAAGGTGACTTATGATGTGCTGACACAGAGCAATCCGAAGAAGGCGAAGGTTGCCTATCATGTAGACTTCGGTCATCTCTGGACGCTTGATTCTATGGCTTATCTCAACTTCCCAGCCAAGAGCAAGCAGTTTATAGATGCTTCCATGAACAAGGCGCTCATACGGAAGGGGAGTCCTTTCAATGTCGCCAACATGGAATCGGAACGTCAGCGTATCACCCGTCTGTTCCGCAACAGGGGCTATTATTTCTATCAGAACAGTTATGCTTCTTATCTTGCCGATACCGTGAATGTGCCCGGCAAGGTGCAGTTGCGGCTGATGATGGCAGACAGCGTGGACGATAGGGCTACCCGACAGTGGTATATCGGAAAGATTCATGTTAATTTCAGAAAGCAGTATATGGAGGAGTTGAAGGATTCCTTTGTGCGCAGCTATCTGAGTTTCCATTATAATGGAAGAAAGATGCCGATACGTCCGGGCATCGTTTTGCAGAGTCTGCGCCTGCGTCCCCGTGAACTGTATCGGGTACGTACCGAGGAGCGTGCCAAGACCGGACTTCAGGAGATGGGACTCTTCAGCTATTCCAGCATCCAGTTCTCTCCCCGTTCGGTGCAGACCCTAGACAGTCTGGGCCATGTAGTATATCGTGATACCTTGGATGCCAATATCGACCTGGTATTCGACAAGCCATACGATTTCTATGTCGAGGCAAATGCCCGCGGCAAAACGACCGGTAGAGTAGGACCGGAGTTGGTAGTGGGTCTTACCAAGCGCAATGCTTTTCATGGAGGCGAAAAACTTACTGTCAACCTGCATGGTTCGCATGAGTGGCAAACCATCAGTCAGGCTGGTGGAGGTTCTACCCGCATCAATTCCTATGAATACGGATCGGATGTTTCCGTAGAGTTCCCTCGCATCATCACGCCTTGGAATATGTTCAGAACGATGGAGCAGAATGAGCGCAGATACCGTGCCGGGCATATGCCTACCAAATATCGGGGTGTGCCAACTACTACCATCAAGGCTTCGATGAATGTGCTGAACAGAGCCAGCTATTTCCGACGTCATGTGGCAGCGGGCGAGTTAACCTATGCGTGGTCTACCTCTTACCAGCATCAGCATTCTTTCAGTCCGCTGATTCTCTCTTATGAGTTTATGAACAGCCGCACAGCCGCTTTCGATAGCATCCTCGCCCTGCATCCTTATCTTCAGATATCGATGCGCGACCAGTTTGTGCCTAAGATGAGTTATACCTATACTTATCGCAGTCCGCGCCGTTACCGCCATCCTATCACCTGGTCAACCACCATCAGCGAGGCAGCCAATATCCTTTCGCTCGGTTACATGGCGGCCGGAAAGGGATGGAATGAGAAAGACAAGAAGATGTTCAAGAATCCGTTTGCTCAGTTCCTGAAACTGGAGACAGATTTCGTGAAATATTGGCGTATCACCCAGGATGGTACGCTGGTGGGACATGTCAATGCCGGCATTATCTGGAGTTATGGCAATGCCGAGAATGCTCCTTATTATGAGCAGTTCTATATCGGTGGTGCCAACAGTGTGCGAGCCTTTAATGTGCGGAGCATCGGACCGGGCAGATACCAGCCTACCAACAGCAAGTATTCGTATATCGACCAGACGGGCGACATCAAGTATCTGATGAATCTGGAATATCGTCAGAAGGTATGGGGCGATCTCTATGGAGCCCTTTTCCTGGATGCAGGTAATGTGTGGACCTTACGCAACCATGAGTACAGTCCGCTCGGCAAGTTTGATGTAGACAAGTTTTTCCGGCAGCTGGCGGTAGGCACCGGTGTCGGTGTGCGTTATGACATGGGTATGTTTGTGATACGTGTCGACTGGGGTATCGGTCTGCATGTTCCTTACGATACCGGCAAGAATGGCATCTATAACATCCGTCGGTTCAAGGATGCCCAGAGTCTGCATTTCGCTGTGGGTTATCCTTTCTAG
- a CDS encoding nucleotidyltransferase: MKPTLLLLAAGMGSRYGGLKQLDGLGPNGETIMDYSIYDAIQAGFGKIVFVIRKDFEDQFREKILSKYEGHIPAELCFQALDDLPEGFSVPEGREKPWGTNHAVLMAKDIIKEPFCVINCDDFYNRDCFMVIGKFLSELPEGSKNRYAMVGFRVGNTLSENGTVARGICSKDADENLTTCVERTEIMRIDGKVSYKDEQGEWVAVGDNTPVSMNVWGFTPDYFQHSEEYFKEFLSDPKNMENKKAEFFIPLMVNKLINEGTATVKVLDTTSKWFGVTYAADRQSVVDKIQHLIDEGVYPNKLF; encoded by the coding sequence ATGAAACCTACGTTATTGCTTTTGGCTGCCGGTATGGGTAGCCGTTATGGTGGTTTGAAACAGCTTGATGGTCTGGGTCCTAATGGTGAGACTATCATGGACTACAGCATCTATGATGCTATTCAGGCTGGTTTCGGAAAGATCGTATTCGTTATCCGCAAGGACTTCGAAGATCAGTTCCGTGAGAAGATTCTTTCAAAGTATGAGGGGCATATTCCTGCAGAGCTTTGCTTCCAGGCATTGGATGATCTCCCAGAGGGATTCTCTGTTCCAGAAGGTCGTGAGAAACCATGGGGTACAAACCATGCTGTTCTGATGGCAAAGGATATCATCAAGGAACCTTTCTGCGTAATCAACTGCGATGACTTCTACAACCGCGATTGCTTCATGGTAATCGGCAAGTTCCTCTCTGAACTTCCAGAGGGCAGCAAGAACCGTTACGCCATGGTAGGTTTCCGTGTAGGTAATACCTTGAGTGAGAATGGTACCGTAGCTCGCGGCATCTGCTCTAAGGATGCTGATGAGAACTTGACAACCTGTGTAGAGCGTACCGAGATCATGCGTATCGACGGTAAGGTATCTTACAAGGACGAGCAGGGCGAGTGGGTTGCTGTAGGCGACAATACTCCTGTTTCCATGAACGTTTGGGGCTTCACACCTGATTACTTCCAGCATAGTGAGGAGTACTTCAAGGAGTTCTTGAGTGATCCTAAGAATATGGAAAACAAGAAGGCTGAGTTCTTCATCCCATTGATGGTCAACAAGCTCATCAATGAGGGTACAGCTACCGTTAAGGTGCTCGATACTACCAGCAAGTGGTTTGGTGTAACTTATGCAGCCGACCGCCAGAGTGTTGTTGATAAGATCCAGCATCTTATCGATGAGGGTGTTTATCCAAACAAGCTCTTCTAA
- a CDS encoding DHH family phosphoesterase: MNINILTDQEAAILRETIAASHRIVVCAHKSPDGDAIGSSLGWAGYLRSLGKKVDICVPDMIPDSISWLPGAAGILRYDRQSELVQRAFDEADLVCCVDFSSEGRLDEMDHVLLGCKTQRVIIDHHLSPNLEAKLLVSQPHASSASDLVFRVVWQLGGFPQMDQTWATCIYCGMMTDTGGFTYNSTQPYIYYIICLLLTKNIDKDKIYRNVFNNARIPAVRFRGYLMNEKLQVVEGLHASFYTVTRKELKKYDFIKGDLEGLVNVPLTIKGHKLSISLREDTDIDNRILVSLRSVDDFPCNKMAAEFFNGGGHRNASGGKLLCSIQEAEQIALKAILAYADMLK; the protein is encoded by the coding sequence ATAAACATTAATATATTGACAGATCAGGAAGCCGCTATTCTCCGAGAGACGATAGCGGCTTCTCATCGTATTGTCGTCTGTGCACATAAGTCGCCAGACGGTGATGCCATCGGCTCTTCTTTGGGATGGGCTGGTTATCTTCGCTCTTTGGGCAAGAAAGTTGACATTTGTGTGCCGGATATGATACCGGATTCTATTTCCTGGTTGCCTGGAGCTGCCGGTATCCTGCGATATGACAGACAGTCTGAACTGGTGCAGCGAGCTTTCGATGAAGCCGACCTGGTATGCTGTGTTGACTTTAGCAGTGAGGGACGTCTTGATGAGATGGACCATGTATTGTTGGGTTGCAAGACTCAGCGTGTCATTATCGACCACCATCTGTCTCCTAATCTTGAGGCTAAGCTGCTGGTTTCGCAGCCACATGCCAGCAGTGCCAGCGACCTGGTATTCCGTGTAGTCTGGCAGTTGGGAGGTTTCCCACAGATGGATCAGACTTGGGCTACCTGTATCTATTGCGGCATGATGACCGATACGGGCGGTTTCACCTATAATTCTACCCAGCCTTATATCTATTACATCATCTGCTTGCTGCTTACCAAGAACATCGACAAGGATAAGATTTACCGCAATGTCTTCAATAATGCCCGCATTCCGGCAGTCCGGTTTCGTGGCTATCTGATGAATGAAAAGTTGCAGGTAGTAGAGGGTCTTCATGCCAGTTTCTATACAGTGACCCGTAAAGAATTGAAGAAGTATGACTTTATCAAGGGCGACCTGGAAGGACTGGTGAACGTGCCTCTTACCATCAAGGGACACAAACTCTCCATTTCTCTTCGTGAAGATACAGATATAGACAATCGCATATTGGTAAGTCTCCGTTCGGTAGACGATTTCCCATGCAATAAGATGGCAGCCGAGTTCTTCAATGGTGGCGGTCATCGCAATGCTTCCGGCGGCAAATTGCTTTGCAGCATACAGGAGGCAGAGCAGATAGCACTGAAGGCTATCCTGGCATACGCCGATATGCTGAAGTAG
- a CDS encoding DUF4827 domain-containing protein, which translates to MKKFLFAMIAFAAVLSFAACNDSETYKDMRDRELDSISSFLRKENIKVISEDEFNRRWKNNEKLTDTAKNNNEWVLFNSNGIYMQVIDQGCGDYIKKGTSVDVLVRFDEYNLSYAAEMSDKCLTLSNKVPAYSYYVDKISVTNTSGTFTGSFVDPKASLMANTYNSSNYGSVSSTVPSGWLIPFTWIKIGRPKTDDERIAHIRLLVPHSYGTTSASGSVQACVYDMTLQKGR; encoded by the coding sequence ATGAAGAAATTTTTGTTTGCAATGATTGCTTTCGCGGCTGTTTTATCGTTTGCCGCATGCAATGATAGTGAGACTTATAAGGACATGCGCGACAGAGAGCTCGATTCTATCAGCTCTTTCTTGCGTAAGGAAAATATTAAGGTCATCTCTGAGGATGAGTTCAACAGACGTTGGAAAAATAATGAAAAACTGACGGATACAGCAAAGAACAACAACGAATGGGTACTTTTCAACAGTAACGGTATCTACATGCAGGTGATTGACCAGGGATGTGGCGACTATATCAAGAAAGGTACATCGGTAGATGTATTGGTCCGCTTTGATGAGTATAACCTTTCGTATGCTGCTGAAATGAGCGATAAGTGTCTCACGCTTTCAAACAAAGTTCCTGCTTATTCCTATTATGTAGATAAGATAAGCGTTACCAATACTTCCGGTACATTCACCGGTTCTTTCGTTGATCCTAAAGCCAGTCTGATGGCCAATACATATAATTCATCCAATTATGGCAGTGTAAGTTCTACCGTGCCTAGCGGTTGGCTCATACCATTCACCTGGATTAAGATAGGCAGACCGAAGACTGATGATGAACGCATCGCTCATATCCGTTTGCTCGTACCTCACTCTTACGGTACCACATCGGCATCGGGCAGTGTGCAGGCATGTGTCTACGACATGACTCTGCAGAAAGGAAGATAA
- the glmM gene encoding phosphoglucosamine mutase, producing the protein MTLIKSISGIRGTIGGPAGDTLNPLDIVKFTSAYATFIRRSGASESNTIVVGRDARISGEMVKNVVCGTLMGMGYDVLNIGLATTPTTELAVTMSGAAGGIIITASHNPRQWNALKLLNEKGEFLTAANGNEVLGIAEKEDFDYADVDHLGKYTEDNTFNKRHIDSVLALKLVDVEAIKNAHFKVCVDSINSVGGVILPELLDALGVAYTFLNGEPTGDFAHNPEPLEKNLGGIMDELKKGGYDMGIVVDPDVDRLAFICEDGKMFGEEYTLVSVADYVLSKTPGNTVSNLSSTRALRDVTEKHGGKYTAAAVGEVNVTTKMKDVHAVIGGEGNGGVIYPESHYGRDALVGIALFLSSLAHKGCKVSELRASFPNYFIAKNRIDLTPSTDVDAILVKVKEMYGKEKDVTVTDIDGVKLDFPDKWVHLRKSNTEPIIRVYSEASTMEQADELGKKLMQVVYDMQ; encoded by the coding sequence ATGACACTGATTAAGTCAATTTCTGGTATCCGCGGTACTATCGGCGGTCCAGCGGGCGATACTTTGAATCCGCTCGATATCGTAAAGTTCACTTCAGCATACGCTACCTTCATTCGCCGTAGCGGTGCTTCAGAGAGTAATACCATCGTTGTAGGCCGTGATGCACGCATCTCTGGCGAGATGGTAAAGAATGTGGTTTGTGGAACCCTCATGGGCATGGGCTACGATGTGCTGAACATCGGTCTGGCTACTACTCCTACCACCGAACTTGCTGTTACCATGAGTGGTGCGGCCGGCGGTATCATCATCACAGCTTCTCACAACCCACGTCAGTGGAATGCCCTTAAACTCCTCAACGAGAAGGGTGAGTTCCTCACAGCAGCTAATGGTAACGAGGTACTGGGTATCGCAGAGAAGGAAGACTTCGACTATGCGGATGTGGATCATCTCGGAAAATATACTGAAGACAATACCTTCAACAAGCGCCATATCGACTCCGTACTTGCTTTGAAGCTCGTAGATGTCGAAGCAATCAAGAATGCCCACTTCAAGGTTTGTGTAGATTCCATCAACTCAGTTGGTGGTGTTATTCTTCCAGAGTTGCTCGATGCGCTCGGGGTAGCATATACTTTCCTCAATGGTGAACCTACAGGCGACTTCGCTCATAATCCGGAGCCATTGGAGAAGAACCTCGGTGGTATCATGGATGAGTTGAAGAAGGGTGGCTACGATATGGGTATCGTTGTAGACCCTGATGTTGACCGTCTGGCTTTCATCTGCGAAGATGGCAAGATGTTTGGCGAAGAGTATACCTTGGTAAGTGTGGCAGATTACGTGTTGAGCAAGACTCCAGGCAATACCGTCAGCAACCTTTCATCTACCCGTGCCCTCCGTGATGTTACAGAGAAGCATGGTGGCAAGTACACTGCAGCTGCTGTAGGCGAGGTGAATGTAACTACCAAGATGAAGGATGTTCACGCTGTTATCGGTGGTGAAGGCAATGGTGGAGTTATCTATCCAGAGAGCCATTACGGTCGTGATGCTCTCGTTGGTATCGCCCTCTTCCTGAGCAGTCTGGCTCACAAGGGCTGCAAGGTGAGCGAGCTCCGTGCCAGCTTCCCTAACTATTTCATCGCCAAAAACCGCATCGACCTCACTCCATCTACCGATGTAGATGCGATCCTCGTGAAGGTTAAGGAGATGTATGGTAAGGAGAAGGATGTCACCGTAACAGATATCGATGGCGTCAAGCTCGATTTCCCTGACAAGTGGGTTCACCTCCGCAAGAGTAATACCGAGCCTATCATCCGCGTATATAGCGAGGCCTCTACCATGGAGCAGGCTGATGAACTGGGCAAGAAGCTCATGCAGGTGGTTTACGATATGCAGTAA
- a CDS encoding S24/S26 family peptidase — MNTSDSKYKAIAALEQFIHEGRPVKFPVKGTSMLPFIVGDRDCVEFYPVEGELKVGDIVMARVEEGYPVVHRIIGIEPVAGAASPASFSADDCRIVLTGDGNLGFKEHCLRKDVIAKAHAVICPDGSRKSLISQNALRNWHRWQRLRPVRRVLLKIIKLYIRLSYKN; from the coding sequence ATGAATACATCCGATTCAAAATATAAGGCAATAGCCGCGCTCGAGCAATTCATCCATGAAGGTCGTCCTGTTAAGTTTCCGGTCAAGGGCACCAGCATGCTTCCCTTTATCGTAGGTGATAGAGATTGCGTAGAATTCTATCCGGTAGAAGGCGAGTTGAAGGTGGGCGATATCGTGATGGCGAGGGTAGAAGAAGGCTATCCGGTGGTGCATCGCATCATCGGGATAGAGCCTGTTGCAGGAGCAGCTTCCCCCGCATCTTTTTCTGCAGATGATTGCCGTATCGTGCTGACGGGCGATGGAAATCTCGGTTTTAAGGAGCATTGCCTGCGCAAGGATGTCATTGCGAAGGCGCATGCTGTCATCTGTCCCGACGGCAGCCGCAAGAGTCTCATCTCGCAGAATGCGCTCAGAAACTGGCACAGATGGCAGAGGTTGAGGCCTGTGCGTAGGGTCTTGCTTAAAATAATCAAGCTCTATATCCGTTTATCATATAAAAACTAA
- a CDS encoding PqqD family protein, giving the protein MKIKKDFKLREICGEYVVTAEGMQAVDFTKLISLNETAAFLWKTAEKQGEFTVASLAQALCDEYDVVMAQAEKDCEAIIAQWQKEGLV; this is encoded by the coding sequence ATGAAGATCAAGAAAGATTTCAAGCTCCGCGAAATTTGCGGTGAGTATGTGGTAACAGCCGAAGGTATGCAGGCAGTAGACTTTACCAAGTTGATCAGTCTCAACGAAACTGCCGCCTTTCTCTGGAAGACGGCTGAAAAACAGGGTGAATTTACGGTAGCTTCGTTGGCTCAGGCTCTGTGCGATGAGTATGATGTAGTCATGGCTCAGGCAGAAAAAGACTGCGAGGCGATTATTGCCCAGTGGCAGAAAGAGGGACTGGTATGA
- a CDS encoding ABC transporter ATP-binding protein: MRKYALWFFRQMSAVRGRLLLRIIAGLLQVALGLWLVWLCRRFIDVVIWRGNVLCETIVLFSVIALLIALRQLVFYLSGITEVILQNDMRSRLFRFVLGRKLYAVKHQAEAGSGKPASDMLSGDISQRLERDLSSASSVVTDILPTIVVTLVQLFGAFFLMRSIDSILAWSLLVLTPVVAVCAKYLGSRLKKMTLAIREEESSIQMMIQETVEHELTIKTLQAESTVSGRVGSMQQRLHHLVRRRIRFTLISRLLLAFTFSYGYFGAFVYGAIQLKNGLITFGVMTAFLQLVGQIQSPIMSLLGMIPQLIHASASVDRLVEIENTEQEESLSQADASIPLQRACGIRLQDVSYSYPDERKKVVVSHFSYDFRPATSVAIVGETGCGKTTILRLLSSIIQPDSGRIVLYDALGKETEGTGMRSHIVYIEQGNTLMSGTIRDNLLLANPVATDEQLTEALHVACADFVFSLPAGMDTKIGEHATRLSGGQAQRIAIARSLLREGNILLLDEISSSLDAETEKLLFDRLFTSYADKTIICVTHRKEVADRCQEQIRL; the protein is encoded by the coding sequence ATGAGGAAGTATGCACTATGGTTTTTTCGCCAGATGTCTGCTGTCCGGGGACGTTTGCTGTTGCGCATCATCGCCGGTCTTCTGCAGGTAGCATTAGGTTTGTGGCTCGTCTGGCTGTGTCGCCGGTTCATCGATGTGGTGATCTGGCGTGGCAATGTGCTGTGCGAAACCATCGTGCTTTTTTCAGTCATCGCCCTGCTGATAGCCCTTCGCCAGCTGGTATTCTATCTTTCCGGCATCACCGAGGTTATCCTCCAGAATGATATGCGTAGCCGCCTCTTCCGGTTTGTGCTGGGCAGGAAACTCTATGCCGTTAAGCATCAGGCTGAGGCTGGTTCCGGAAAACCTGCTTCTGATATGCTTTCCGGCGACATCAGCCAGCGTTTGGAGCGCGATCTCTCATCAGCCTCTTCGGTAGTTACGGATATCCTGCCCACAATCGTAGTCACCCTGGTGCAGCTCTTCGGTGCCTTCTTCCTGATGCGTTCTATCGATTCCATTCTGGCATGGAGCCTTCTGGTACTGACACCGGTGGTTGCAGTCTGTGCCAAGTATCTCGGCAGCCGACTCAAGAAGATGACGCTGGCGATACGCGAGGAGGAGAGCAGCATACAGATGATGATTCAGGAGACGGTAGAACATGAACTCACCATCAAGACCTTGCAGGCAGAGAGCACGGTTTCCGGTAGGGTAGGCAGCATGCAGCAGCGTTTGCATCATTTGGTCCGCCGTCGTATCCGTTTTACGTTGATATCCCGTCTGCTCCTTGCCTTCACTTTCAGTTACGGCTATTTCGGAGCCTTTGTCTATGGTGCCATCCAACTCAAGAACGGGTTGATAACCTTTGGTGTGATGACCGCCTTCCTGCAGTTGGTTGGTCAGATACAGAGTCCTATCATGTCGCTCTTGGGCATGATTCCCCAGCTGATTCATGCATCAGCGAGTGTAGACCGGTTGGTAGAGATTGAAAATACCGAGCAGGAGGAATCTCTGTCGCAGGCAGATGCTTCTATACCTTTGCAGCGTGCTTGCGGCATCCGTCTTCAGGATGTGAGTTATTCATATCCCGATGAGCGAAAGAAAGTTGTTGTCAGTCATTTCTCTTATGATTTCCGTCCCGCCACATCTGTGGCGATAGTAGGAGAAACCGGTTGTGGCAAGACCACCATCCTGCGTCTTTTGTCGAGTATCATCCAGCCCGATAGCGGAAGGATAGTATTGTATGATGCCCTGGGCAAAGAGACAGAAGGAACCGGCATGCGTTCGCATATCGTGTATATAGAGCAGGGTAATACGCTGATGAGCGGAACCATTCGCGATAATCTTCTTCTTGCCAATCCCGTGGCTACCGATGAGCAGCTTACCGAAGCCCTTCATGTAGCCTGTGCCGATTTCGTTTTCAGTTTGCCGGCAGGTATGGATACGAAGATAGGAGAGCATGCCACCCGTTTGAGTGGCGGTCAGGCACAGCGTATTGCCATAGCCCGCAGTCTTTTGCGCGAAGGCAACATTCTGTTGTTGGATGAAATCAGCTCATCGCTGGATGCCGAAACCGAGAAGCTTCTTTTCGACCGTCTCTTTACTTCGTATGCCGATAAGACTATTATCTGTGTTACGCATAGGAAGGAGGTGGCAGACAGATGCCAGGAGCAGATACGGCTGTGA